A genomic window from Ascaphus truei isolate aAscTru1 chromosome 1, aAscTru1.hap1, whole genome shotgun sequence includes:
- the LOC142463996 gene encoding uncharacterized protein LOC142463996, which produces MNENLTSESAFDERDMLQLKATHRRSPRIVEEKKDAPTQTLQAAQKAIDCLYERLDKEQEAKIALQSCLSSANAKCVLQEKEREQLERDRVILSSKLEKAYADNAQYQNFMAQVGAKLEASEEKNCHFNIELRSLREIFEGLNSSFEMVTQKCKNLCVQVSEGDKKLHELGEEKKQLAQEKLDMQTALQNAERVLQEERVSLERRTQAENMLQSQLRELRAHLQDAKERWVNAEERQRVLQEESFQTAYKIKMLEEYLSTQCVPKEQHEELKVTLSITRASLEEERSGRARPGSASSRKSLSDSGSTETSPLSPPGDVGEVGDLKEFVLRPAPRGVTVRCRISRDKKVMDRGLYPTYYMHLERDENHKLFLLAGRKRKKSKTSNYLISIDPTDMSREAGSFTGKLRSNLMGTKFTVFDRGVSPARAQGQSENAASRQELAAICYETNVLGFKGPRKMAVLIPGKNFNHERIPFQPHNDSESLLSKWQNKCQENIIELHNKAPVWNDDTQSYVFNFHGRVTHASVKNFQIVHDNDLEYPLPTDKPPEVGHLESPFHQGLREEPGGSSGERS; this is translated from the coding sequence atgaatgaaaatttaacctcagagtctgcatttgatgaaagagatatgctgcagcttaaggcaactcacagacgtagcccaagaatagtggaagagaagaaagatgctcctactcagacgcttcaagctgcacagaaagcgattgattgtctttatgaacgtttagataaggagcaagaggccaagattgcactacaaagctgtctatcttcagcaaatgctaagtgtgttctccaggagaaagaaagagagcagttggagagggacagggtaatcctgtcaagtaagctggagaaggcctatgctgataatgcgcagtaccagaatttcatggctcaagttggcgcaaaactggaagcctctgaggagaagaattgccacttcaacatagaactacgttctttgagagagatcttcgaaggattaaatagcagttttgaaatggtaacccagaagtgcaagaatctctgtgtccaggtcagtgaaggagataagaaactccatgaattaggagaggagaagaagcagttggcccaggaaaagttggatatgcagacagcactgcagaatgcagagagagtgctgcaagaggaacgtgtctccctggagcggcgcactcaGGCAgagaatatgctgcagagtcagctgcgagaactacgTGCACATCTGCAGGACGccaaggagagatgggtgaatgctgaagagagACAGCGAGTATTGCAGgaggaaagtttccagactgcctacaagataaagatgctggaagagtatttgagtacccagtgtgtccccaaagaacagcatgaggagctgaaggtcacactgagcataaccagagcctcgctggaggaggagagGTCTGGGAGAGCACGGCCCGGTTCTGCCTCCAGCAGAAAGTCTCTTTCAGACTCTGGTTCCACAGAGACATCCCCTCTCAGTCCTCCTGGAGACGTGGGGGAAGTGGGCGACCTGAAGGAGTTTGTTCTGCGCCCCGCGCCACGCGGTGTCACCGTCAGATGTCGGATCAGCCGAGACAAGAAAGTGATGGACCGAGGACTGTACCCCACCTACTACATGCACCTGGAGCGGGACGAAAACCACAAGCTCTTTCTTCTCGCTgggaggaagagaaagaagagtAAAACGTCCAACTACTTGATATCTATTGATCCGACCGACATGTCCCGGGAGGCGGGCAGCTTTACTGGCAAACTCCGATCCAACCTAATGGGGACCAAGTTTACAGTGTTTGACCGCGGTGTTAGCCCAGCCAGGGCTCAGGGACAGTCAGAGAATGCAGCGTCCCGGCAAGAACTGGCGGCTATTTGCTATGAAACTAACGTCCTCGGGTTTAAGGGTCCCCGGAAGATGGCGGTTCTCATTCCCGGAAAGAATTTCAATCACGAGCGCATCCCTTTCCAGCCACACAATGATTCGGAGAGCCTGCTGTCTAAATGGCAGAACAAGTGTCAGGAGAACATCATCGAGCTGCACAATAAGGCCCCCGTGTGGAATGATGACACTCAGTCTTACGTGTTCAACTTCCACGGGCGTGTCACACACGCATCTGTGAAGAACTTCCAGATTGTGCACGACAATGatctggagtaccctctgcccactgacaagccaccagaggtgggtcaccttgagtcgccgtttcatcaaggcctccgggaagagcctggaggatcgtccggagaacgctcctga